One Curtobacterium herbarum genomic window carries:
- the aroQ gene encoding gamma subclass chorismate mutase AroQ produces MNSTMQPTRRSRTQRAVVVVLAVALVASTGVLAVLAASPASAATTTSEPAATTAPGQDDGTHLDAVGALVLRRLLLADPVAQSKWLSGKPIADPVREQAVVDEAVSLARQEGVDPDLVTRVVRSQISASKVVQRGLITSWTHDPASAPTTAPDLATIRPQLDAIDTDLVAAIGAAQATAHDPRCAHLVVAERKRLSAGLDSLHRKGVRDALSGFCTA; encoded by the coding sequence ATGAACAGCACCATGCAGCCCACCCGCCGCAGCCGCACCCAGCGCGCTGTCGTCGTCGTGCTGGCCGTCGCCCTGGTGGCGTCGACGGGCGTCCTCGCGGTGCTCGCCGCGTCACCCGCCAGCGCGGCCACGACGACGTCGGAGCCGGCCGCGACGACCGCTCCGGGCCAGGACGACGGCACGCACCTCGACGCGGTCGGCGCCCTCGTGCTCCGCCGCCTGCTGCTCGCCGACCCGGTGGCGCAGTCGAAGTGGCTGAGCGGCAAGCCGATCGCCGACCCGGTGCGCGAGCAGGCGGTCGTCGACGAGGCCGTGTCCCTCGCCCGACAGGAGGGCGTCGACCCGGACCTCGTCACCCGCGTGGTCCGGTCGCAGATCTCGGCGAGCAAGGTCGTGCAGCGCGGCCTCATCACCTCGTGGACGCACGACCCGGCCTCGGCCCCGACCACCGCTCCGGACCTGGCGACGATCCGTCCGCAGCTCGACGCGATCGACACCGACCTGGTCGCGGCGATCGGTGCCGCCCAGGCGACCGCGCACGACCCGCGCTGCGCCCACCTCGTGGTCGCGGAGCGCAAGCGTCTGTCCGCGGGGCTCGACTCGCTGCACCGCAAGGGCGTCCGTGACGCCCTCTCCGGGTTCTGCACCGCCTGA
- a CDS encoding sigma-70 family RNA polymerase sigma factor has translation MAASGPDELLGALYREHGDALLRYVRHLTRDAGHVEDIVQETMVRAWQRPTVLEREPDAARAWLFTVARNLVVDDARSARNRREHGTDQPVDRIEADRTDAVLDRIVVADALASLSSEHRRVVVDAYWLGHTVPEIARRHDLPEGTVKSRLHYGLRALRLALQERGVTR, from the coding sequence ATGGCCGCATCGGGACCGGACGAGCTGCTCGGCGCGCTCTACCGCGAGCACGGCGACGCACTGCTCCGGTACGTGCGGCACCTCACCCGCGACGCCGGCCACGTCGAGGACATCGTCCAGGAGACGATGGTCCGCGCCTGGCAGCGGCCCACCGTGCTGGAACGCGAACCGGACGCCGCCCGCGCCTGGCTGTTCACGGTGGCCCGCAACCTGGTGGTCGACGACGCCCGGTCCGCCCGGAACCGCCGCGAGCACGGCACCGACCAACCGGTCGACCGGATCGAGGCGGACCGGACGGACGCGGTCCTCGACCGCATCGTCGTGGCCGACGCCCTGGCGTCGTTGTCGTCGGAGCACCGCCGGGTGGTCGTCGACGCGTACTGGCTCGGGCACACCGTGCCGGAGATCGCCCGGCGACACGACCTCCCCGAGGGCACCGTGAAGTCACGGTTGCACTACGGGCTCCGAGCACTGCGGCTCGCCCTGCAGGAGAGAGGCGTCACCCGATGA
- a CDS encoding discoidin domain-containing protein — MPRRHAERPRRSSSSPRSTATSGVLVIAAVIALTGPATAAHAADRPAGSSRTAQSTPAARPASTALPSPAAVPALPADGTRVGSGSFAPTPPATISDSADVQKTVDQHLYVDPSQAGKPVPTNQWWTDLLVSKYSGDMWAYPFVSSNSQDGTKLTSPTRWNDDGTAMQLESPVTVSGTVTPEADPSDELIADFEQGVPDGWTSTGTAFSRATGTPSGQSQVSGWLGNGYLTSWGTTAGATAGDGATGTLTSGSFTIDHRHLAFTIAGGEHADQEAVQLVVGGQVVASATGTNSEQFRWVDWDVSTWAGQQAQLRVVDSLPAGWAHVMVDQVLLTDEPDGVAQRFSTAFSATEADALRWGDWNVSWRMPQAGSGGQYMDVTSVQGNPYEWFEYHGMTPRLTVQAGATITDGAGEPIVFPFTGDRFEIRQGDHVYGVHAPDETTFTRSGTAIDAAAGTRYLVLSAVPTTGLSLDDLQQYAFAVPRNTTMDYSYDPAEGQVEQQWSVQTDALQGSNHDTVQGWLQHQYAESTNDLRFTGATYATPRGTMKTTIGHDGWTLDYAFTGLTPTGAPPQGQDERDVLRKYLSDYAKKTTYGGDTYWGGKDLQQLAEYMTVAQQIGDTAAEQQLQATLTTALTDWYTYSTGESEHFFAMYPTWKALIGFGDSYGSAQFNDNHFHYGYFAVATALLGAVDPDWAKRYEGMATLVTKQYADWDRDDDRFPHLRTFGVWEGHSNAGGFSSPGGNNQESSSEAIQSEAGLFLLGTVLGNEEMQATGAMEYVTERAAVRDYYQNAHGNPASKAYDGNGAFPDAYQHGQAGILFDSGQAEATYFSGDPAWIYGIQWMPTAPWFDYFGWDPDFSKAIMRQMMQARPEVVGQDGVAGGNAAHIQMLTKKWWGVGTYGNDAISQDRDAAIGELEDAIRAAERNHPGFVTAKTAANPLYDQATGTLVVSTDADGEVVFPAEYWTPTTLPASLVPAELDGPTADRQPKDWPTQSPLLSYLSTDYTADKSTIDRLYSVDLTHYTPGTDTAHAAAVFSDMGDALGNVVLGFLAQYDPDTYLDIHQALWAAEDPAVTGQSMAGLVYHQAVSNRTVGTEVTDRHTSDPLSQVFRAADGTYSYVLDNTDDVQHTHDVYDGQRVIGQIAVPAHTQITSHLDAHLAEIVVGTTGSPTTLVPGSTTRFTATGYDQYGATMPLDGLTWDASTGRIAADGTYEATERAASATLTAAVGSVRDTYRFRVASAPELTSIAVTPGFEQLVVGTPAEFAAAGHDQYGDPIDLSGPVTWATTLPGGTVDAGSVRAAGSGAGYVTATSGGVEGSAVVSAVATVPDQALHATAVATSSDGGNTPGKALDGDPATRWESAHGQDAVDYTVDLGRPTDVTDVDITWEGAAAAEYDLQVADSADGPWHTVRDVTKTTAAADHVAVGTTARFVRMHGIDRLTQYGYSIWSFAVHGTPSASVITPSTVLVGPRATRLPAGGSTTVTAYAFDADGNGGPVTAAADTDGAAAWTIDGGGTIAGDGTVTAAAAAGVTATVHAVVGGASGQATVTTVANGAFGDPDPGTAPGDGGHAPRDIAVGKPVTTSSDERGDLSGDHAVDGSRTTRWASRAADDQWIAVDLGAVVPVDRVVLDWEAAYADRYQVQVRATTDEDWQTVATEAHGTGGTATHELDAVRARYVRMLGVERHTSYGYSLWAFRVDSTEGAPTPDLARNAPTTSSTDETAGVAAPNATDGDPGSRWASGHTDDQWLDVDLGSAEPLHRATLRWEDASGSAYRIEARNGPDDAWTTLATVDDGDGGTDVVDLSGTWRHVRFQGVHRATGYGYSLYAFEVR, encoded by the coding sequence GTGCCACGACGCCACGCGGAACGACCGCGCAGAAGCAGCTCCTCGCCCCGCTCCACCGCGACGTCCGGGGTCCTCGTGATCGCGGCGGTCATCGCGCTCACCGGACCCGCGACCGCTGCGCATGCCGCTGACCGGCCGGCCGGGTCGTCGAGGACCGCGCAGTCGACCCCGGCGGCGCGGCCGGCCAGCACCGCGCTGCCGAGCCCGGCCGCGGTCCCGGCTCTGCCCGCCGACGGCACCCGGGTCGGCTCCGGGTCGTTCGCACCCACCCCGCCCGCGACGATCAGCGACAGCGCCGACGTGCAGAAGACGGTGGACCAGCACCTGTACGTCGACCCGTCGCAGGCGGGGAAGCCGGTGCCGACCAACCAGTGGTGGACCGACCTGCTCGTGAGCAAGTACTCCGGCGACATGTGGGCGTACCCGTTCGTCTCCTCGAACAGCCAGGACGGCACGAAGCTGACCTCCCCGACCAGGTGGAACGACGACGGCACCGCGATGCAGCTGGAGTCCCCGGTGACGGTGAGCGGCACGGTGACGCCGGAGGCCGACCCCTCGGACGAGCTCATCGCGGACTTCGAGCAGGGCGTGCCCGACGGGTGGACGAGCACCGGCACGGCCTTCAGCCGGGCGACCGGGACCCCGTCGGGGCAGAGCCAGGTGTCGGGATGGCTCGGCAACGGCTACCTGACCTCGTGGGGCACCACCGCCGGCGCCACCGCCGGCGACGGTGCCACGGGCACCCTGACGTCGGGGTCGTTCACGATCGACCACCGGCACCTGGCGTTCACCATCGCCGGAGGCGAGCACGCCGACCAGGAGGCCGTGCAGCTCGTCGTCGGCGGACAGGTCGTCGCCTCCGCCACCGGCACGAACAGCGAGCAGTTCCGCTGGGTCGACTGGGACGTCAGCACGTGGGCGGGCCAGCAGGCGCAGCTCCGGGTCGTCGACTCGTTGCCCGCCGGCTGGGCGCACGTGATGGTCGACCAGGTGCTGCTGACGGACGAGCCGGACGGGGTCGCGCAGCGGTTCTCCACGGCGTTCTCCGCGACCGAGGCGGACGCGCTCCGCTGGGGTGACTGGAACGTCAGCTGGCGGATGCCGCAGGCCGGGTCGGGCGGCCAGTACATGGACGTCACCAGCGTGCAGGGCAACCCCTACGAGTGGTTCGAGTACCACGGCATGACCCCGCGCCTGACGGTGCAGGCGGGCGCGACGATCACCGACGGCGCCGGGGAGCCGATCGTCTTCCCGTTCACGGGTGACCGGTTCGAGATCCGGCAGGGCGACCACGTCTACGGCGTGCACGCACCGGACGAGACCACCTTCACGCGGAGCGGCACCGCGATCGACGCCGCCGCGGGGACCCGGTACCTCGTGCTGAGTGCGGTGCCGACGACCGGTCTGAGCCTCGACGACCTGCAGCAGTACGCGTTCGCCGTGCCACGGAACACCACGATGGACTACTCGTACGACCCCGCGGAGGGGCAGGTCGAGCAGCAGTGGTCCGTGCAGACGGACGCGCTGCAGGGCTCGAACCACGACACCGTGCAGGGCTGGCTGCAGCACCAGTACGCGGAGTCGACGAACGACCTGCGCTTCACCGGAGCCACCTACGCCACCCCGCGCGGCACCATGAAGACCACGATCGGTCACGACGGCTGGACCCTCGACTACGCCTTCACCGGCCTCACCCCCACCGGTGCGCCGCCGCAGGGGCAGGACGAACGGGACGTGCTCCGGAAGTACCTGTCCGACTACGCCAAGAAGACCACGTACGGCGGCGACACCTACTGGGGCGGCAAGGACCTCCAGCAGCTCGCCGAGTACATGACGGTGGCGCAGCAGATCGGTGACACCGCCGCCGAGCAGCAGCTGCAGGCCACGCTCACGACGGCCCTGACCGACTGGTACACCTACTCGACGGGGGAGAGCGAGCACTTTTTCGCGATGTACCCGACGTGGAAGGCCCTGATCGGCTTCGGCGACTCGTACGGGTCCGCACAGTTCAACGACAACCACTTCCACTACGGGTACTTCGCCGTCGCGACGGCGCTCCTCGGGGCGGTCGATCCCGACTGGGCGAAGCGGTACGAGGGCATGGCCACCCTGGTGACGAAGCAGTACGCCGACTGGGACCGCGACGACGACCGGTTCCCGCACCTGCGCACCTTCGGCGTGTGGGAGGGGCACTCGAACGCCGGTGGGTTCTCGTCCCCGGGCGGCAACAACCAGGAGTCGTCGTCCGAGGCGATCCAGTCCGAAGCGGGCCTGTTCCTGCTCGGCACCGTCCTCGGGAACGAGGAGATGCAGGCCACCGGCGCGATGGAGTACGTCACCGAACGCGCCGCGGTCCGCGACTACTACCAGAACGCACACGGCAACCCGGCGTCGAAGGCGTACGACGGCAACGGCGCGTTCCCGGACGCGTACCAGCACGGCCAGGCGGGCATCCTGTTCGACTCCGGCCAGGCCGAGGCCACCTACTTCTCCGGCGACCCGGCGTGGATCTACGGCATCCAGTGGATGCCGACCGCTCCCTGGTTCGACTACTTCGGCTGGGACCCGGACTTCTCGAAGGCGATCATGCGGCAGATGATGCAGGCACGTCCGGAGGTCGTCGGGCAGGACGGCGTCGCAGGCGGCAACGCCGCGCACATCCAGATGCTCACCAAGAAGTGGTGGGGCGTCGGGACCTACGGCAACGACGCGATCTCGCAGGACCGGGACGCCGCCATCGGTGAGCTCGAGGACGCGATCCGTGCCGCCGAGCGGAACCACCCCGGCTTCGTCACGGCGAAGACGGCCGCCAACCCGCTCTACGACCAGGCGACCGGCACGCTCGTCGTCAGCACCGACGCGGACGGCGAGGTCGTCTTCCCGGCGGAGTACTGGACACCGACCACCCTGCCCGCGTCCCTCGTGCCCGCGGAGCTCGACGGGCCGACCGCGGACCGGCAGCCGAAGGACTGGCCGACACAGTCGCCGCTCCTGTCGTACCTGTCCACGGACTACACGGCGGACAAGTCGACGATCGACCGGCTGTACTCGGTCGATCTGACCCACTACACGCCGGGCACCGACACCGCCCACGCAGCCGCCGTGTTCAGCGACATGGGGGACGCACTCGGCAACGTCGTGCTCGGCTTCCTCGCGCAGTACGACCCGGACACGTACCTCGACATCCACCAGGCGCTCTGGGCGGCGGAGGACCCGGCGGTCACCGGCCAGTCGATGGCCGGACTGGTCTACCACCAGGCCGTGTCGAACCGCACGGTGGGCACCGAGGTCACCGACCGGCACACCTCCGATCCGCTCAGCCAGGTGTTCCGCGCGGCCGACGGCACCTACTCGTACGTGCTCGACAACACCGACGACGTCCAGCACACCCACGACGTGTACGACGGCCAGCGGGTGATCGGCCAGATCGCCGTCCCCGCGCACACGCAGATCACCTCCCACCTCGACGCCCACCTGGCGGAGATCGTCGTCGGCACGACGGGGAGCCCGACGACGCTCGTCCCCGGCTCCACGACGCGGTTCACGGCCACCGGGTACGACCAGTACGGCGCGACCATGCCGCTCGACGGACTGACCTGGGACGCCAGCACCGGCAGGATCGCGGCCGACGGCACGTACGAGGCCACGGAGCGCGCCGCCAGTGCCACGCTCACCGCCGCGGTCGGGTCGGTCCGTGACACGTACCGGTTCCGGGTCGCGTCGGCTCCCGAGCTCACGTCGATCGCGGTGACGCCCGGGTTCGAGCAGCTGGTGGTCGGCACACCGGCCGAGTTCGCGGCCGCCGGCCACGACCAGTACGGCGACCCGATCGACCTGTCGGGTCCGGTCACCTGGGCCACGACCCTGCCGGGAGGCACGGTGGACGCCGGCAGCGTCCGTGCGGCCGGCAGCGGGGCCGGGTACGTCACCGCCACGAGCGGCGGGGTGGAGGGCAGCGCCGTGGTCTCGGCGGTCGCCACCGTCCCCGACCAGGCGCTCCACGCCACCGCCGTCGCGACCTCGAGCGACGGGGGGAACACGCCGGGCAAGGCGCTCGACGGCGACCCGGCGACCCGGTGGGAGAGCGCGCACGGGCAGGACGCCGTCGACTACACCGTCGACCTCGGCCGTCCGACCGACGTCACCGACGTCGACATCACGTGGGAGGGCGCCGCCGCGGCGGAGTACGACCTGCAGGTGGCCGACTCCGCCGACGGCCCCTGGCACACCGTGCGGGACGTGACGAAGACGACGGCCGCAGCCGACCACGTCGCCGTCGGCACCACCGCCCGGTTCGTGCGGATGCACGGCATCGACCGGCTCACGCAGTACGGCTACTCGATCTGGTCCTTCGCGGTGCACGGCACCCCGTCGGCCTCGGTGATCACCCCGTCGACGGTGCTGGTCGGACCGCGTGCCACGCGCCTCCCGGCAGGCGGCAGCACCACGGTGACCGCGTACGCGTTCGACGCGGACGGCAACGGCGGACCGGTGACGGCAGCCGCCGACACCGACGGTGCAGCGGCGTGGACGATCGACGGCGGCGGCACGATCGCCGGCGACGGCACGGTCACGGCCGCTGCGGCCGCCGGCGTCACCGCCACCGTGCACGCCGTCGTCGGTGGGGCGTCCGGGCAGGCGACGGTCACGACCGTCGCGAACGGGGCGTTCGGCGACCCCGACCCCGGGACGGCGCCTGGCGACGGCGGACACGCGCCACGGGACATCGCGGTCGGCAAGCCGGTGACGACGTCCTCCGACGAGCGCGGCGACCTGTCCGGTGATCACGCGGTCGACGGCAGCCGGACCACCCGGTGGGCGAGCCGGGCCGCGGACGACCAGTGGATCGCGGTCGACCTGGGCGCCGTGGTCCCCGTCGACCGGGTCGTCCTCGACTGGGAGGCGGCGTACGCGGACCGCTACCAGGTGCAGGTGCGCGCCACGACCGACGAGGACTGGCAGACCGTCGCCACCGAGGCGCACGGCACGGGCGGCACCGCGACCCACGAGCTGGACGCGGTGCGGGCGCGGTACGTGCGGATGCTCGGTGTCGAGCGGCACACCTCCTACGGCTACTCGCTCTGGGCGTTCCGGGTGGACTCGACCGAGGGTGCGCCGACCCCCGACCTGGCGCGGAACGCCCCGACGACCTCGTCGACCGACGAGACGGCCGGTGTCGCCGCGCCGAACGCCACGGACGGGGACCCGGGCTCCCGCTGGGCGAGCGGCCACACCGACGACCAGTGGCTCGACGTCGACCTCGGCTCGGCCGAACCCCTGCACCGGGCGACCCTGCGGTGGGAGGACGCGTCCGGGTCCGCCTACCGGATCGAGGCGCGGAACGGTCCCGACGACGCGTGGACCACACTCGCGACCGTCGACGACGGCGACGGCGGGACGGACGTGGTCGACCTGTCCGGGACCTGGCGGCACGTCCGGTTCCAGGGCGTGCACCGGGCCACCGGGTACGGGTACTCGCTCTACGCGTTCGAGGTGCGCTGA
- a CDS encoding YceI family protein: MRTRTKVIIGIAAGVVVIGGVGVVVGPRLYADAVNGSAAAAPSLSPAAAGKLDAASADGTWKSGSGSYAGYRVHEVLQGQDVTVVGRTKQVEGTATVADGKLSDATVTVQVGKISTPEAARDAYFRDKALQTDKFPTATFRVTKPVDVSGALGGSTQSVTLSGDLTMHGVTKSVSADAQVAVGKDGDVQVAGKVPVTFQDYGVTAPSLGFVTVDPKGSVEFSLDLAK; the protein is encoded by the coding sequence ATGCGAACTCGTACCAAGGTCATCATCGGCATCGCGGCGGGCGTCGTCGTCATCGGAGGGGTCGGCGTCGTCGTCGGTCCCCGCCTCTACGCGGACGCCGTCAACGGTTCCGCCGCCGCCGCACCGTCGCTCTCGCCGGCCGCCGCGGGCAAGCTCGACGCCGCCTCCGCCGACGGCACGTGGAAGTCCGGCTCCGGTTCCTACGCCGGGTACCGGGTGCACGAGGTCCTGCAGGGGCAGGATGTCACCGTGGTCGGACGGACGAAGCAGGTGGAGGGCACGGCGACCGTCGCCGACGGCAAGCTGTCCGACGCCACCGTCACCGTCCAGGTCGGCAAGATCAGCACGCCGGAAGCCGCGCGCGACGCCTACTTCCGTGACAAGGCCCTGCAGACCGACAAGTTCCCGACCGCGACGTTCCGCGTCACGAAGCCGGTCGACGTCTCGGGCGCCCTCGGTGGCTCGACCCAGAGCGTCACCCTGAGCGGCGACCTCACCATGCACGGCGTCACGAAGTCCGTGAGCGCGGACGCGCAGGTCGCCGTCGGCAAGGACGGCGACGTCCAGGTCGCCGGCAAGGTCCCGGTCACGTTCCAGGACTACGGCGTCACGGCACCGTCGCTCGGCTTCGTCACGGTGGACCCGAAGGGCTCGGTCGAGTTCTCGCTCGACCTCGCGAAGTGA
- a CDS encoding helix-turn-helix transcriptional regulator — translation MSSPSFLDVETTNADELTEAISAGFGYRVAASSRTVAHRQHVIVGNPVTIADLQWDAEVRVAFEATDEVVFVEVHSGAYAFNPWGCDEVIGEGGAFVTPPDQALEFVIDHAVASTCSFSAQLLRRVAREVWDDDGVRLAEGTVRPVDAARHWLWRRTVQEYRQQVLETPDVYGNELLRAEASRFVVVSAISAFGLVTEPRREASVSAAVRRATAWVDEHRREPITVQDIAAAARLSPRGLSLAFRRERGQTPMEYVRLARVDGARADLLAGDPTRGDTVAGIAADWGFSNAGRFTALYRRTYGEAPRRTLMG, via the coding sequence ATGAGCAGTCCTTCGTTCCTCGACGTGGAGACGACGAACGCCGACGAACTCACCGAGGCGATCAGCGCGGGGTTCGGGTACCGCGTCGCCGCGTCCTCGCGCACCGTCGCCCACCGCCAGCACGTCATCGTCGGGAACCCCGTCACGATCGCGGACCTGCAGTGGGACGCCGAGGTGCGCGTCGCGTTCGAGGCCACCGACGAGGTGGTGTTCGTGGAGGTCCACTCGGGCGCCTACGCGTTCAACCCCTGGGGCTGCGACGAGGTCATCGGCGAGGGCGGCGCGTTCGTGACGCCGCCCGACCAGGCGCTCGAGTTCGTCATCGACCACGCCGTCGCCTCGACCTGCTCGTTCTCGGCGCAGCTGCTCCGCCGGGTCGCCCGCGAGGTCTGGGACGACGACGGGGTCCGCCTGGCGGAGGGGACCGTGCGGCCGGTCGACGCCGCGCGGCACTGGCTCTGGCGTCGGACCGTGCAGGAGTACCGCCAGCAGGTGCTCGAGACGCCCGACGTCTACGGCAACGAGCTCCTCCGTGCCGAGGCGTCCCGGTTCGTCGTCGTGAGCGCGATCTCGGCGTTCGGGCTGGTCACCGAACCACGGCGTGAGGCGTCGGTGAGTGCGGCCGTCCGCCGCGCGACCGCCTGGGTCGACGAGCACCGGCGCGAGCCGATCACCGTGCAGGACATCGCCGCTGCCGCACGGCTCTCGCCGCGCGGGCTCTCGCTCGCCTTCCGTCGTGAGCGCGGGCAGACGCCGATGGAGTACGTCCGGCTGGCGCGGGTCGACGGAGCCCGCGCGGACCTGCTCGCCGGCGACCCGACGCGGGGTGACACCGTCGCGGGCATCGCGGCCGACTGGGGGTTCAGCAACGCCGGGCGCTTCACGGCGCTCTACCGCCGGACCTACGGCGAGGCCCCGCGCCGGACGCTGATGGGCTGA
- a CDS encoding anti-sigma factor family protein — MSDDRYAEWDAAYVLGSLPPAERLDYERHLEHCDACRSAVAELAGLPGLLGRLPADAAVEIAEPDGRPVTGHESTLASVAHRVRRRRRRRRVHVSVSAGFAVVVAVVAGLGVGLRADAPGTEAAAPTVSTGASADRYALTGKSGFDVDLAVRNEAWGTRFDWGCSYGGRDWSADGSVMYDLVVVRTDGSAERIASWTASGREAHGLSATTDVPRADIASVEVRLRGETGTLARTDL, encoded by the coding sequence ATGAGCGACGACCGCTACGCCGAGTGGGACGCGGCCTACGTCCTCGGGTCGCTGCCGCCCGCCGAACGCCTGGACTACGAGCGCCACCTGGAGCACTGCGACGCCTGTCGCTCGGCCGTCGCCGAGCTGGCGGGTCTGCCGGGGCTGCTGGGGCGCCTCCCGGCCGACGCCGCGGTGGAGATCGCGGAACCGGACGGGAGGCCCGTCACCGGCCACGAGAGCACCCTCGCCTCGGTCGCGCACCGCGTCCGTCGGCGTCGGCGTCGCCGACGTGTGCACGTCTCGGTCAGCGCCGGCTTCGCCGTCGTCGTCGCCGTGGTCGCGGGGCTGGGCGTCGGCCTGCGCGCCGACGCACCGGGCACCGAGGCGGCCGCGCCGACCGTGTCGACCGGCGCGTCCGCGGACCGGTACGCGCTGACCGGCAAGTCCGGGTTCGACGTCGACCTGGCGGTGCGCAACGAGGCCTGGGGCACCCGGTTCGACTGGGGCTGCTCCTACGGCGGACGTGACTGGTCCGCCGACGGCTCGGTGATGTACGACCTGGTCGTCGTCCGCACCGACGGCTCCGCCGAACGGATCGCGTCGTGGACGGCGTCCGGCCGGGAGGCCCACGGACTGTCCGCCACCACCGACGTGCCCCGCGCCGACATCGCGAGCGTCGAGGTCCGGCTGCGGGGGGAGACGGGGACGCTGGCGCGGACCGACCTCTGA
- a CDS encoding DUF808 domain-containing protein produces the protein MSVGLLAVVDDILSAALKASAKTAGVVIDDAAVTPQYVQGLAPARELPVVGRIALGSLFNKFVIIIPLALLLSAFAPWVLPWLLVIGGTYLCFEGAEKVTEWFGVHHETATEDAASEPKLVFGAIRTDLILSTEIMLIGLASLDTDLGFWQTLGALAVIGLGMTLLVYGAVALLVKIDDIGLQMMKNPVRRTRRAGARIVRAMPAVFRVISIVGTVAMLWVGGHLVIANLAETFWAGPYELLHHVEVAVEGAGPVVTWIVDTAISAVAGLVLGMVVVGIVLGIGRLRGRTH, from the coding sequence ATGTCAGTCGGACTGCTCGCCGTCGTGGACGACATCCTCAGCGCAGCGCTCAAGGCCAGCGCGAAGACCGCGGGCGTGGTCATCGACGACGCCGCCGTCACCCCGCAGTACGTGCAGGGGCTCGCGCCCGCACGCGAACTGCCGGTGGTCGGCCGGATCGCCCTCGGCAGCCTGTTCAACAAGTTCGTCATCATCATCCCGCTGGCGCTGCTGCTGTCGGCGTTCGCGCCCTGGGTGCTGCCGTGGCTGCTCGTCATCGGCGGCACCTACCTGTGCTTCGAGGGGGCCGAGAAGGTCACCGAGTGGTTCGGCGTGCACCACGAGACCGCCACGGAGGACGCCGCGAGCGAACCGAAGCTGGTGTTCGGCGCGATCCGCACCGACCTGATCCTGAGCACCGAGATCATGCTCATCGGGCTCGCCAGCCTGGACACCGACCTGGGCTTCTGGCAGACGCTCGGTGCGCTCGCGGTGATCGGCCTCGGCATGACCCTGCTGGTCTACGGCGCCGTCGCACTGCTGGTGAAGATCGACGACATCGGCCTGCAGATGATGAAGAACCCGGTCCGCCGCACCCGTCGCGCCGGCGCCCGGATCGTCCGCGCGATGCCGGCCGTGTTCCGCGTGATCAGCATCGTCGGCACGGTCGCGATGCTCTGGGTCGGCGGACACCTGGTGATCGCGAACCTGGCGGAGACGTTCTGGGCCGGGCCGTACGAGCTGCTGCACCACGTCGAGGTGGCGGTCGAGGGTGCCGGACCCGTCGTGACGTGGATCGTGGACACGGCGATCTCGGCCGTCGCGGGCCTCGTGCTCGGGATGGTCGTCGTCGGCATCGTCCTGGGGATCGGACGCCTGCGGGGCCGCACGCACTGA
- a CDS encoding serine hydrolase domain-containing protein, whose product MTRAQTVRDAVVDEVARTGFVAHGLHVRIGDDVAEHHWVPDVRRDVQSVAKGVCVLAVGVAADDGLVDLDEPVSTLLPGWTFGDGAGAITLRHLLSMTSGIDLPWTPTLLTDWPDLAVEFLGRPSRGRVFQYANASTYTAMRVLETRVGDVGRFVQDRLLTPLGIADTEWERCPLGFVAAGGGLWLDTAELARLGRFVRDRGQVGGQQLVAPGWVDALHADWVVAGVNPAYERYALAGWDGPAQLWRLHGAYGQMLLFDEARSAVVSVTADDHAGADAVAAFVAAAIAADA is encoded by the coding sequence GTGACACGCGCGCAGACCGTCCGGGACGCCGTCGTCGACGAGGTCGCCCGCACCGGCTTCGTCGCCCACGGCCTGCACGTGCGCATCGGTGACGACGTCGCGGAACACCACTGGGTACCCGACGTCCGCCGGGACGTGCAGTCCGTCGCGAAGGGCGTCTGCGTCCTGGCGGTCGGCGTCGCGGCGGACGACGGGCTGGTCGACCTCGACGAACCGGTGTCGACGCTCCTGCCCGGCTGGACGTTCGGCGACGGGGCCGGAGCGATCACGCTCCGGCACCTGCTCAGCATGACGAGCGGCATCGACCTGCCGTGGACCCCGACCCTGCTGACCGACTGGCCGGACCTGGCCGTCGAGTTCCTCGGCCGACCGTCCCGCGGACGCGTGTTCCAGTACGCGAACGCCAGCACCTACACGGCGATGCGCGTGCTCGAGACCCGGGTCGGTGACGTCGGCCGGTTCGTGCAGGACCGGCTGCTCACCCCGCTCGGCATCGCGGACACCGAGTGGGAGCGCTGCCCGCTCGGCTTCGTCGCGGCCGGGGGCGGACTGTGGCTCGACACCGCCGAACTCGCGCGCCTCGGCCGGTTCGTCCGCGACCGCGGCCAGGTCGGTGGGCAGCAGCTCGTCGCTCCCGGGTGGGTCGACGCGCTGCACGCCGACTGGGTCGTCGCGGGGGTGAACCCCGCCTACGAACGGTACGCGCTCGCCGGGTGGGACGGGCCCGCGCAGCTGTGGCGGCTGCACGGTGCGTACGGGCAGATGCTGCTGTTCGACGAGGCCCGGAGCGCCGTGGTGAGCGTCACGGCGGACGACCACGCCGGAGCGGACGCGGTGGCGGCGTTCGTGGCGGCGGCGATCGCCGCGGACGCCTGA